One Capsicum annuum cultivar UCD-10X-F1 chromosome 2, UCD10Xv1.1, whole genome shotgun sequence genomic window carries:
- the LOC107860752 gene encoding probable inactive leucine-rich repeat receptor-like protein kinase At3g03770, giving the protein MGCFKILVIVLVICCFFIENTYQLQSYEIQALLQLRKHLEYPVQLDVWENDDGDFCSLTSTLHMSITCQDNSVTELKIKGDKLVKLTEFHGFAVPNQTLSEGFSIDSFVTTLTRLSNLKVLTLVSLGIWGPLPDKIHRLASLELLDMSSNFLFGSVPFQMSRLIKLHTLIFDGNFFNDTIPDWFDSYNNLTILSLKNNRLTGQFPSSMSKITTLTDIVLSHNVLSGKLPDLTALSNLLLLDLRENHLDSELTPLPKRLTTVLLSSNAFTGEVPEEFGTLNQLQHLDLSNNSLGGMVPAGLFSLSSISYLNLASNVFSGSLPSSLTCGGELGFVDISDNRLVGRLPSCLNTVSDKRIVKVSENCLSLDTQYQHSEGYCKQANSDKKRITVKEIALLTGVIVGIVIVVVFLLVALLLFRRSQRAHNMVDQHMLPKVVQHNAQPQVPSELLANARIISQAANIGSQGAPSYRVFSMEELLEATKNFDQSTLLGEGSVGKIYKGRLGNGAYVAVRSLNVYRRYSNRNLKLRLDLLSKFRHPHLVSLLGHCIDGGAPDDSTVPRIFLIYEYISNGNYRAHLSENSTRKILKWSDRLSVLIAVAKAVHFLHTGVIPSSFSNRLKTSNILLDEHNMAKLSDYGMSILMEESEKAKGEDVTSWHMTKKGDDVYNFGFILLESLVGPTVTGKGEAFLFKEMASFGSQDGRRRIVDPVVLSTSSNESLSIVISITNKCISTESSTRPSFEDVLWNLQYAAQVQATADADQKSEVTSPS; this is encoded by the exons ATGGGTTGCTTCAAGATTCTTGTGATAGTGTTGGTTATTTGCTGTTTCTTTATAGAAAACACGTACCAGTTACAGTCCTATGAAATTCAAGCTCTTCTTCAGTTGAGGAAGCACTTGGAATATCCAGTTCAGCTGGATGTTTGGGAGAATGACGATGGAGATTTCTGCAGCTTAACTTCAACACTTCATATGAGCATTACTTGTCAAGACAACTCTGTTACTGAGCTCAAAATCAAGGGTGATAAGTTGGTTAAGTTAACTGAATTTCATGGATTTGCTGTTCCAAACCAAACATTATCTGAGGGTTTTTCCATTGATTCATTTGTTACCACTTTGACAAGGTTAAGTAACTTAAAGGTTCTTACTTTAGTTTCTCTTGGTATTTGGGGACCCCTTCCTGATAAAATTCATAGGTTGGCTTCACTTGAACTTTTGGATATGAGCTCAAATTTTCTATTTGGTTCTGTTCCTTTTCAGATGTCAAGATTGATAAAGCTTCATACTTTAATATTTGATGGCAATTTTTTCAATGATACTATCCCTGATTGGTTCGATTCTTATAACAATCTTACTATACTAAGCTTGAAGAACAACAGGTTGACGGGCCAGTTTCCTTCTTCAATGTCTAAAATCACGACCCTCACTGACATTGTTCTGTCACACAATGTGCTTTCTGGTAAATTGCCTGATTTAACGGCCTTGTCTAATTTGCTTTTACTGGATTTAAGGGAAAATCATTTGGATTCTGAACTGACACCCTTGCCAAAAAGACTTACCACAGTTCTACTTAGCAGTAACGCTTTTACGGGTGAAGTCCCGGAAGAATTTGGCACGCTAAATCAACTGCAACACCTTGATTTGTCAAATAATTCTCTCGGTGGGATGGTGCCTGCTGGCTTATTCTCTTTGTCAAGCATCAGTTACTTGAATTTAGCGTCTAATGTTTTCAGTGGTTCACTTCCTAGCAGTCTCACTTGTGGGGGTGAACTTGGTTTTGTTGATATTTCTGATAATAGATTGGTTGGTAGGCTTCCTTCTTGCTTGAACACCGTTTCAGATAAGCGAATTGTTAAGGTCAGTGAAAATTGCTTGTCTCTTGACACTCAATATCAGCATTCCGAGGGCTATTGCAAACAAGCAAATTCAGATAAGAAACGGATCACAGTGAAAGAAATAGCATTATTGACAGGTGTTATTGTGGGGATTGTAATTGTTGTGGTGTTTCTGTTAGTTGCGCTTCTACTCTTTCGTAGAAGTCAGCGTGCACATAACATGGTGGATCAGCACATGCTTCCGAAAGTTGTGCAACATAATGCACAACCCCAGGTTCCTTCTGAACTCCTAGCAAATGCCA GAATAATTTCTCAAGCGGCAAACATAGGATCACAAGGTGCCCCATCATATCGGGTGTTCTCCATGGAAGAGTTGCTAGAAGCAACAAAAAATTTTGATCAGTCGACGTTACTTGGTGAAGGGTCAGTTGGAAAA ATTTACAAGGGAAGATTAGGGAATGGAGCTTACGTCGCTGTAAGGTCATTAAATGTGTACAGAAGATACTCTAATCGGAACCTCAAACTACGGTTGGATTTACTGTCAAAGTTTCGTCATCCCCATTTAGTTAGCCTTCTGGGTCACTGCATTGATGGTGGGGCACCAGATGATTCAACTGTGCCCAGAATTTTTCTCATATATGAATATATCTCTAATGGAAACTACCGTGCTCATCTATCAG AAAATAGTACAAGAAAGATCCTCAAGTGGTCAGATAGGTTGTCGGTGCTGATTGCCGTTGCCAAGGCTGTACACTTTCTTCACACAGGTGTAATTCCTTCTTCATTTAGCAACCGCTTGAAGACAAGTAACATATTGCTTGATGAGCATAACATGGCAAAACTAAGTGATTACGGGATGTCCATTCTTATGGAAGAAAGTGAAAAG GCAAAAGGAGAAGATGTCACCTCCTG GCATATGACGAAGAAAGGGGATGATGTTTATAACTTTGGTTTCATATTACTGGAGTCGCTGGTTGGGCCTACTGTTACTGGAAAAGGAGAAGCATTTTTGTTTAAGGAAATG